CGGCGTTGTCGACCTCCTGAACGTCTGTCTTCGAGACTATATCGAATGACGGCATTTCCTACCTCCGTTCGTTTTTTTTCAAACCTGTACAGTCAGCTTCAGGGCCTCACGACCCGCACGCCCTGAGGAGGAGTGAAACGGAAAAGCGAATCGGGCGCGGGCGAGTTGACCTTAGTCTCCCTGAACTCCACCCTCGTTTCGGTCTCGAAGTGGTCGGTCATCTCCGTCTTTTTTATAAGGAGGCTCTTTTTATCGACTTCGAGCGCAAGGCTTTTGACGTTCGGGCTCTCCTCCCTGGGCGTAAGCACAATGCGCCATGTATCGCCTTTCGAGTCCGCAAGCCTCGCCTCGAACTCCTTTTCCAGGTTCCCGACGCCGGAGAGGAAGTCGGTTGCCATGCGGGAGGCCGCGGCATCAACGTCTCTTTCGATAGCCTGATTAAGGTCAGGCTGGTATATCCAGACGGTCTTGCCGTCGCCCACAATGAGGTCGCCCGCAGGTTTGCTGTACTCCCAACGCATCTTCCCCGGCTTTTTGAACCAGACCTTGCCACTTGCGGTCTCAGGCCTGCCCATGCCCCTTGAGGAGACCTCCTGGCTGAAATCAGACTGAAGAGTCGTGATGGATTCGTACCTCTCCTGGAGCTTCGAGAGGACTTCCTTAAGCTCATCTGCCGATGAAATTGCGGGAATAAGGCTCAGCAAGAGAGCCGATAACATTATCCGGAGGAGGGTCTTCATTTCCAATCCTTTTAGTTGGATTTCCGCGGCCTGGCTGCGTATTTTCCACGGATAATCTTCAATATAGCAGAAATCCTACTAAGGCGTTTTCCGGAGTAGCACTTCCCTCGGGCGGCTCCCCTGTGCAGGCCCCACCACACCCTCCTTCTCCATCTTCTCGATAATGCGGGCGGCGGTATTGTAGCCTATCCTGAACCTCCGCTGGATGTAGGAGGTCGATATCATCTCAAGCTGCGCGGCGAGCGCCACGGCCTCGTCATATCTACGGAGGAACTCTTCGCCCAGGTCCGCGTCCTCGTCGATCAGGGCGCTCTCCTCTTCCTCTATCTTCAAGTCCTCGTAGGCGGGACCGCCCTGCTTCTTCCAGAAATCCGTCACCCGTTTTATCTCGGTCTCGGAGACGTACGCGCCGTGTATCCTCTGGAGCTTCGATGTGCCGGGCGGCATAAAGAGCATGTCGCCCTGCCCTAAAAGCGTCTCGGCGCCGCCGGAGTCGATAATCGTCCTGGAATCGGTCCTCGAAGGGAGCTGGAAGGCTATCCTCGAAGGGAAGTTCGTCTTTATGAGACCAGTAACGACGTCGACCGACGGCCTCTGGGTTGCTATCATAAGGTGTATGCCGGAGGCCCTCGCCATCTGCGATAGCCTCACAAGGCATTCCTCAACGTCCTTCCCGGAGGTCATCATGAGGTCAGCGAGCTCGTCTATTATCACGACGATGAGCGGGAGCTTCTTCTCTTCGGGATTCCCGCCCTCCTCGACCATCTGGTTGTATTTATCGATATTCCTTGAGCCCTTCTCGGCCATGAGCTTGTAGCGCCGCCCCATCTCGGTGACAATGCTCTTAAGCGCGCCTGCCGCCTTCTTCGGGTCGGTTATGACCGGCGTTATCAGATGCGGTATGCCTTCGTAAGCCGATAACTCGAGCATCTTCGGGTCCACCATGAGGAAGCGGACCTCCTCGGGGGTGGCTTTGAAGAGGACGCTCAGTATCATGGCGTTCACGGAAACGCTCTTCCCTGCGCCTGTCGCGCCGGCAACGAGAAGATGGGGCATCTTGGCGAGGTCCGCCACGTAAGGCGTCCCGGAGATGTCTTTCCCGAGCGCGAGCGTAAGGCGCGAGCGGCTCTTTGCGAACGCAGGGCATTCGAGCATCTCACGGAGGAGTATCGTGTCCCTGGTCTGGTTCGGCACCTCTATGCCGACCACGGCCTTTCCGGGTATGGGCGCGATTATCCTAATGGACATGGCCTTCATGGCAAGGGCTAGGTCGTCGGAAAGGTTCATTATCCTGCCGACCTTTACCCCCGGCGCGGGCTCGAACTCGTACATGGTTACGACCGGACCTGGCCTCACCTCCAATACCCGGCCGTCTATGCCGAAGTCTAGTAGCTTCCTTTCAAGGACCTGCGAGTTCAGAAGGAGGGCCTTGTCGTCGACCGAGCTGTTCCTCTTGGGCACCGGGTCGAGGAGGGTAAGGGGAGGAAGCTTGAAAGACCCCTTGGGAGTCGTGAACTCGAGCGCCTCTTCCGGCTCCTCGGCCTGCCTCTTATTGTGTATCCTGGGAGTTATTATGGCCGGGGCCCCTGCCGGCCTTTCCGGCTCCTTCGGCTTTTCCCCGTTCTTTTTCTTCGGCCTGGGCTCCGTCTCCTCTTCCGGCTCGAGTTCTTCTTCAGGCTCTTCGGACTTCGCGGCCTTCATCCTGTCGTAGACGGCCCTGAAGACGGATACGGTCGGCGGAAGGGCCTTAAGCGCTATCTGTATGACGGATAGGCCCGTAGCCACGAGGAACGCTATCAAGAGGACCGCCGAGAGGAAGATGAACGAGCCTGTAATCCCGACGAGGCTCGTAAGGAAATCGCCCAGGATGGCGCCTGCCGCTCCCCCGTTCGAATCGATGAGATGGAGGAGGGCCGAGGACGAGAGGACGAAAAAGAGGAAGCTTACGGGCACGACCACCCTGAAACGGAAGAACCTCCGGAGGATAAGCCCCGCTGAGAGCAGAAACAGGATGAACGGGAATACGTAAGAGGTGTATCCGATGGACGCGAGAAAGGCCCAGGCCAGGTAGTCCCCTATTACCCCGCCCCAGAGCGCGCCTCTTGCGAAGGAGAAGAGGCTTACGGCGGAGTAGAGGGCCGCGGCAAAGAGGACGATGCCGATTATCTCCTGTTTGAGGCCCGCGTTACTAGTTTCTTTTTTTTTCGAAGTCGGTCTGGCCATTTGCTCCGGGATGCCGGATGGCCCCTTTTGCGGGGCGGGCAAAAGCGCGTCAGGTGCTCTTGAACTGCTTGCTGAGGGTTATTCCCTGATACTGGTAAGACGAGCCTATCCTCGGGCCGTAGACCTTGTCCGGCACCTCGGCCATTCGTTCGAAAAAGAGCTTGCAGAAGGTCTGCCCGTCGGAGATCATGAAAGGCACGTCATGCGCCCTGACTTCGAGTACCGCCTTGGTGCCCTTGACCTCGCCTTTGGTGCCGAAACCGAAGCCCGGGTCGAAGAAGCCCGCGTAATGGGTCCGGAGCTCTCCCGAGCCCGCCTCGTAGGCGACCATCTCGGCCGCGTACCTAGTGGGTATCCGTATCCTCTCCTTGGACGAGAGTATGTAGAAGTCCTCGGGCTCGAGTATGAGCGTGCCCTTGCTGTTCCTGTATATGGGCTCCCAGAAATCGGCGATGCTGTAGTGGTTCTTCATCGTGAGGTCCACCACATGGCTGTTCCTCTTCGATTTGTAGCCGATTATGCCCTCGGAGTTCTCGCCGCTCAGGTCAACGGACATGAAGATGCCTTTCGAGACCTTGACCTCGCCGGGTGAGAGGTGCTCATCCCCGTTAAAGAGGAGGCGCGAGTCCTTGTGCAGGGCCTTGAGCTTCGAGTCCGTGAGGGCGCACTCGCCCCTCAAGAGCCTCAGCTGCACGAGCGAGAGCCCTTCCTTGACCTTTATCGTGAAAGACCTCGGCATTACCTCGAGGTAAAGTCCTCCCTTGTAGCCGCAGGCTATGTCGTCGAACCTGGGGTTCCTGTCGGTCAGCACCCTGGCGAATATGTCGAGGCGGCCGGTAGTGGACTTGGGGTTCGCGCGGCCCCTAACGTCCGGCGGAAGGTTGAGCTCCTCTATAAGGGGTATGAGATAGACATGGCCCTTTTCCAGGATGCCGCCGTTCGAGATATCGGACTCGTACATGACGAGGTCCGAGCCGTAGAGGTCCGGGGTGTGGAGCCGGTCGAGCACGTCCGCGTTTTCGGGCAGGAAGCTCGATATGAGCCTGTACGCCTTGGGCCCGAGCCGCAGGTCCATGCTCGCGGGCTGTATCTGGGACTCGCCTATGGGCAGTCCCTTTGAGAAGACGTGCCTTTTGGCGACGGCCCTTGCTATGGACTGGCAGCTTAAAACGCCGTGGTTTTTCTCAGACATAGGTTTAAGGAGGTGCGGGGGACATGATACAGAAAAAGCCCCGTACTTGAAAGAATTTTATTGCTTCCGGACCTGCCGCATTGAAGCGGGCCTCTCGGATAACACGGCGAAAAAAAGGCCCGGAGGCCGGGCCTTTCCGTTCTTGTTTTTTCCGAAGAGGTTTCAGGCTATGGCCGGCAGCTCGTCAATGAACCTCAGGCCTGCCCTGGAGATGCCGTAGAACTTCCTGGTCCAGACGACCTGCGCTGGCCTTTCCTCTCCCAGCTCCCTTAAAAAGACGTTAACTATGTCGTCCTGGTCAAAGGGCAGGTAGCCCATCATCTTTATGCCGATCCCGGTATCGGAGACGTCCACGGCCTTTGCCGGTATCCGGACCTCGCCTTTCAGTATGTCGCAGAGCTTGAGGCTAGGGCTCCTGGCCCCGATCCTTCTTTCGCTCTCGCCGCCCTTTAGCATGAAGCCGCAGTGCGGGCACGGCAGGTTCGGCTTCATAACCGCCGTAAAGAA
This sequence is a window from Deltaproteobacteria bacterium. Protein-coding genes within it:
- a CDS encoding PilZ domain-containing protein gives rise to the protein MNKLNCPKCENSFFTAVMKPNLPCPHCGFMLKGGESERRIGARSPSLKLCDILKGEVRIPAKAVDVSDTGIGIKMMGYLPFDQDDIVNVFLRELGEERPAQVVWTRKFYGISRAGLRFIDELPAIA
- a CDS encoding 2'-deoxycytidine 5'-triphosphate deaminase; the encoded protein is MSEKNHGVLSCQSIARAVAKRHVFSKGLPIGESQIQPASMDLRLGPKAYRLISSFLPENADVLDRLHTPDLYGSDLVMYESDISNGGILEKGHVYLIPLIEELNLPPDVRGRANPKSTTGRLDIFARVLTDRNPRFDDIACGYKGGLYLEVMPRSFTIKVKEGLSLVQLRLLRGECALTDSKLKALHKDSRLLFNGDEHLSPGEVKVSKGIFMSVDLSGENSEGIIGYKSKRNSHVVDLTMKNHYSIADFWEPIYRNSKGTLILEPEDFYILSSKERIRIPTRYAAEMVAYEAGSGELRTHYAGFFDPGFGFGTKGEVKGTKAVLEVRAHDVPFMISDGQTFCKLFFERMAEVPDKVYGPRIGSSYQYQGITLSKQFKST
- the lolA gene encoding outer membrane lipoprotein chaperone LolA — its product is MKTLLRIMLSALLLSLIPAISSADELKEVLSKLQERYESITTLQSDFSQEVSSRGMGRPETASGKVWFKKPGKMRWEYSKPAGDLIVGDGKTVWIYQPDLNQAIERDVDAAASRMATDFLSGVGNLEKEFEARLADSKGDTWRIVLTPREESPNVKSLALEVDKKSLLIKKTEMTDHFETETRVEFRETKVNSPAPDSLFRFTPPQGVRVVRP
- a CDS encoding DNA translocase FtsK 4TM domain-containing protein; the encoded protein is MARPTSKKKETSNAGLKQEIIGIVLFAAALYSAVSLFSFARGALWGGVIGDYLAWAFLASIGYTSYVFPFILFLLSAGLILRRFFRFRVVVPVSFLFFVLSSSALLHLIDSNGGAAGAILGDFLTSLVGITGSFIFLSAVLLIAFLVATGLSVIQIALKALPPTVSVFRAVYDRMKAAKSEEPEEELEPEEETEPRPKKKNGEKPKEPERPAGAPAIITPRIHNKRQAEEPEEALEFTTPKGSFKLPPLTLLDPVPKRNSSVDDKALLLNSQVLERKLLDFGIDGRVLEVRPGPVVTMYEFEPAPGVKVGRIMNLSDDLALAMKAMSIRIIAPIPGKAVVGIEVPNQTRDTILLREMLECPAFAKSRSRLTLALGKDISGTPYVADLAKMPHLLVAGATGAGKSVSVNAMILSVLFKATPEEVRFLMVDPKMLELSAYEGIPHLITPVITDPKKAAGALKSIVTEMGRRYKLMAEKGSRNIDKYNQMVEEGGNPEEKKLPLIVVIIDELADLMMTSGKDVEECLVRLSQMARASGIHLMIATQRPSVDVVTGLIKTNFPSRIAFQLPSRTDSRTIIDSGGAETLLGQGDMLFMPPGTSKLQRIHGAYVSETEIKRVTDFWKKQGGPAYEDLKIEEEESALIDEDADLGEEFLRRYDEAVALAAQLEMISTSYIQRRFRIGYNTAARIIEKMEKEGVVGPAQGSRPREVLLRKTP